A part of Olleya sp. Bg11-27 genomic DNA contains:
- a CDS encoding oleate hydratase, translating to MSKTKNKNPEDAKVYLIGSGIASLASAVYLVKDAGVQGKNIHILEKDNILGGALDGAGDKEEGFVVRGGRMHEAHYTCYWDLLSNIPSYEDPNVSVKDESFEFNNRFVSNGQARLLKEGKIMDVSSYGLSIKQQAEFLKLIFASEKSLGNKRIEDWFDQSFFETNFWYIWSTMFAFQKWSSVVEMRRYMKRFIHLIDGLKKLGGVMRTKYNQYHSVVIPLKNYLKDYGVNFDVGHEVVDIDFNLSSDKKTATVIHLKDKNEIVLGANDYVFITNGSITESTDNGAWERPAKLKGIEASGSWQLWKTLAKKDKAFGNPDPFCDNIDLQKWYSFTATLKDSTFHDYMENFSGNVDGTGGLVTMTDSNWLMSIVIARQPHFPNQPEDVKIFWGYGLYPDRKGNYVNKTMAECTGREILEELWYHLKVQDIMSPVVQAGKVNCIPTAMPYIDSLFMPRKIGDRPKVLPKGATNFAFLGQFSEVPKDVVFTVEYSVRTAQTAVFGLFETDKKVLPVYDSIHSPKALLTAVKSISG from the coding sequence ATGAGTAAAACAAAAAATAAAAATCCAGAAGATGCTAAAGTTTATCTTATTGGAAGCGGAATAGCATCTCTGGCAAGTGCAGTTTATCTAGTAAAAGATGCGGGTGTACAAGGTAAGAATATTCATATTTTAGAAAAAGATAATATCTTAGGAGGTGCTCTAGATGGTGCAGGAGATAAAGAAGAAGGTTTTGTAGTAAGAGGTGGTAGAATGCACGAAGCGCATTATACATGTTATTGGGATTTGTTATCTAATATTCCGTCTTATGAAGATCCCAATGTTTCTGTTAAAGACGAATCGTTTGAATTTAATAACCGATTTGTATCCAATGGGCAAGCAAGACTTTTAAAAGAAGGTAAAATTATGGATGTGTCGTCTTATGGATTATCTATAAAACAACAAGCGGAATTTTTAAAGTTGATATTCGCTTCAGAGAAATCGTTAGGAAATAAAAGAATCGAAGATTGGTTTGATCAATCGTTTTTTGAAACTAACTTTTGGTACATCTGGTCTACGATGTTTGCTTTTCAAAAATGGAGTAGCGTAGTAGAAATGAGACGCTATATGAAACGCTTTATTCATTTAATTGATGGTTTAAAAAAGTTAGGAGGAGTTATGCGCACCAAGTACAATCAATACCATTCTGTAGTTATTCCTTTAAAAAATTATTTAAAAGATTATGGTGTAAATTTTGATGTGGGTCACGAAGTTGTTGATATTGATTTCAATTTGTCTTCAGATAAAAAAACAGCAACCGTTATTCACTTAAAAGATAAAAACGAAATTGTTTTGGGAGCAAACGATTACGTCTTTATCACCAACGGTTCTATAACAGAAAGTACCGATAATGGTGCCTGGGAAAGACCTGCAAAACTAAAAGGAATTGAAGCGTCTGGGTCTTGGCAATTATGGAAAACACTAGCAAAAAAAGATAAGGCTTTTGGTAATCCTGATCCCTTTTGTGATAACATCGATTTGCAAAAATGGTACTCTTTTACAGCAACATTAAAGGATAGTACGTTCCATGATTATATGGAGAATTTTTCAGGAAATGTTGACGGTACGGGTGGTTTGGTAACTATGACAGATTCTAATTGGTTAATGTCTATTGTCATTGCGCGTCAACCTCATTTTCCAAACCAACCGGAAGATGTTAAAATATTTTGGGGGTATGGCTTATATCCAGACAGAAAAGGAAACTACGTTAATAAGACGATGGCAGAATGTACTGGTAGAGAAATATTAGAAGAATTGTGGTATCATTTAAAAGTCCAAGATATAATGAGTCCTGTTGTACAAGCAGGAAAGGTAAACTGTATCCCAACAGCAATGCCTTATATTGATAGTTTATTTATGCCAAGAAAAATTGGAGATAGACCAAAAGTCTTACCAAAAGGAGCTACTAACTTTGCTTTTTTAGGACAATTTTCTGAGGTGCCAAAAGATGTTGTGTTTACTGTAGAATATTCTGTAAGAACAGCACAAACTGCTGTTTTTGGTTTATTTGAAACCGATAAAAAAGTACTGCCAGTTTATGACTCTATACACAGTCCAAAAGCATTATTAACTGCTGTAAAATCTATTAGCGGTTAA
- a CDS encoding DUF2238 domain-containing protein: MKLQSSVVTVIGHKLFWISMFFGLIWANALIGTTDLKNWLIENTLTVFALLFLVFTYTKYRFSNTSYVLICVFLCLYVYGSKYTYAQNLFGYWLQELFHTSRNNYDRIVHFSFGALLYYPLQDCLSNGLKISKDLALRLPVLIILSASALYEILEWLVADVFFVEQGLSYLGTQGDIWDSQKDMGLAFLGVVLVAVCFYLYSILKNRKKRQN; this comes from the coding sequence ATGAAATTACAAAGCAGTGTTGTAACTGTCATCGGACATAAGCTTTTTTGGATTAGTATGTTCTTTGGTCTCATTTGGGCAAATGCGCTCATAGGTACTACGGATCTTAAAAATTGGCTTATAGAAAATACGTTAACAGTTTTCGCGCTGCTTTTTTTAGTCTTTACATACACTAAGTATCGTTTTAGTAACACTAGTTATGTTTTAATTTGTGTTTTTCTATGCCTGTACGTCTATGGTTCTAAATATACTTATGCCCAAAACTTGTTTGGTTATTGGTTACAAGAACTGTTTCATACTTCAAGAAATAATTATGACAGAATAGTACATTTTAGTTTTGGCGCATTACTCTATTATCCTTTGCAGGACTGTCTTTCTAATGGACTTAAAATATCAAAAGACTTAGCCTTAAGATTACCCGTTTTAATCATTTTATCGGCAAGTGCATTGTATGAGATTTTAGAATGGCTAGTTGCAGATGTTTTTTTTGTAGAACAAGGATTATCATATCTGGGAACGCAAGGCGATATCTGGGATTCTCAAAAAGATATGGGACTTGCCTTTTTAGGGGTTGTATTGGTGGCTGTCTGTTTTTATTTATATTCAATATTGAAAAATAGAAAAAAAAGACAAAACTGA
- a CDS encoding Dps family protein: MKTPNIGISAENRQAIADQLSKILADEFVLYSKTLNFHWNVEGPDFHSVHLYLETLYEAQQEVVDTVAEKIRMLGHYVPATLEKYSQLTHLTEKVKGKNDSQSIFAELLEDHESIIVFIREEIKPIADKWQADGISDYITGLMEQHEKTAWMLRSHLK, translated from the coding sequence ATGAAAACACCAAACATAGGCATTTCAGCAGAAAACAGACAAGCTATAGCAGATCAACTATCTAAAATATTAGCAGACGAATTTGTATTGTATTCTAAAACTTTAAATTTTCATTGGAATGTTGAAGGACCAGATTTTCATTCTGTACACCTGTACCTTGAAACATTATATGAAGCACAACAGGAGGTTGTCGATACGGTAGCAGAAAAAATAAGAATGCTAGGTCATTATGTACCTGCGACATTAGAAAAATATTCACAATTAACGCATCTTACTGAAAAAGTAAAAGGTAAAAATGATAGCCAAAGCATCTTCGCAGAATTGTTAGAAGATCATGAAAGTATTATTGTTTTTATTAGAGAAGAAATAAAACCTATTGCAGACAAATGGCAAGCCGATGGGATTAGTGATTACATTACAGGGCTTATGGAGCAGCACGAAAAAACAGCTTGGATGTTAAGATCACATTTAAAATAA
- a CDS encoding BON domain-containing protein: MRTDLSIKVDILDELEWQPSIDETQIGVVVKDGIVTLTGTVDSYVKKREAEKAAKSVVGVKAVAEEIEVQYGETSHKSDTEIATAAVNALKWNISVPSNKIEVKVEDGWVYLSGDVMWDFEKNAAKKAVENLQSVKYVVNNIALKNTVRAEDIKDKIKKAFERSADIDAKDITVKAEGHNIKLTGKVHTLKEKDDARRTAFYAPGVWSVENELEVEY; the protein is encoded by the coding sequence ATGAGAACAGATTTAAGTATTAAAGTAGACATCTTAGACGAATTAGAATGGCAACCAAGTATTGACGAAACTCAAATTGGAGTTGTTGTAAAAGATGGAATTGTAACACTAACAGGAACTGTAGATAGTTATGTTAAAAAACGTGAAGCAGAAAAGGCTGCTAAAAGTGTTGTAGGTGTTAAGGCTGTAGCCGAAGAGATAGAAGTGCAATACGGTGAGACGTCCCACAAATCGGATACCGAAATTGCTACAGCAGCTGTCAATGCATTAAAATGGAATATTTCTGTCCCTTCTAACAAAATCGAGGTTAAAGTTGAAGATGGTTGGGTGTATTTAAGTGGTGATGTTATGTGGGATTTTGAAAAAAATGCAGCTAAAAAAGCAGTTGAAAACTTGCAAAGTGTAAAATATGTAGTGAATAATATTGCGTTAAAAAACACAGTGAGAGCGGAAGACATTAAAGACAAAATTAAAAAAGCATTCGAGCGTTCTGCAGATATAGATGCTAAGGATATTACAGTTAAAGCCGAAGGTCACAATATTAAATTGACCGGTAAAGTGCATACATTAAAAGAAAAAGACGATGCTAGACGAACCGCTTTTTATGCACCGGGAGTTTGGAGTGTAGAAAATGAGTTAGAAGTAGAGTATTAA
- a CDS encoding BON domain-containing protein: MKTDFELKKNVLEELAWLPNIDETQIGVTVNHGVVTLTGEVNELPKKMAIEDAVKRLSGVKAVAEAITVKYSSSDKQSDIEIAKAAINALEWNASVPSEAIIVEVEDGSIYLTGELEWPYQKSFAKRTIEHLYGVKEVVNNIHLKPKPTPSNVEHLIHKAFTRSANIDAKNIKVAVNDHELTLSGTVHSIKEKDDAEIAAYNTPGINNVINQLKVDYYPMYL; encoded by the coding sequence ATGAAAACAGATTTTGAATTAAAAAAGAATGTTTTAGAAGAGTTAGCGTGGCTACCAAATATAGATGAAACTCAAATAGGTGTCACTGTAAACCATGGTGTTGTAACACTTACGGGAGAGGTTAATGAGTTACCGAAAAAAATGGCAATTGAAGATGCGGTTAAGCGTCTCTCTGGTGTAAAAGCTGTAGCAGAGGCAATTACCGTAAAATATAGTAGTAGCGATAAGCAATCTGATATAGAGATTGCAAAAGCGGCAATAAATGCTTTGGAATGGAATGCCTCTGTACCTTCAGAAGCCATTATTGTTGAGGTGGAAGACGGGAGTATTTATTTAACGGGAGAATTAGAATGGCCTTATCAAAAAAGTTTTGCAAAAAGAACTATCGAACATTTATATGGTGTAAAAGAAGTTGTTAATAATATCCATCTAAAGCCAAAACCAACACCAAGTAATGTCGAGCATCTAATTCACAAAGCGTTTACACGTTCGGCAAATATTGATGCTAAAAATATTAAAGTGGCGGTCAATGATCATGAGTTAACATTAAGCGGGACAGTGCATTCTATTAAGGAAAAAGATGATGCCGAAATTGCAGCATATAATACACCAGGCATAAATAATGTGATCAATCAATTAAAAGTGGACTATTATCCAATGTATTTATAA
- a CDS encoding 3-hydroxyacyl-CoA dehydrogenase: protein MNYKNVTVAGSGVLGYQIAFQTAFHGFNVTVYDINDAVLEKAKAKFDTMCDVFKRDLNATQEQLDVTRQNLSYTSDLEEAVKTADLLIEAVPENPKIKIEFYHKLAKVAPKKTVFVTNSSTLLPSQFAEATGRPTQFLALHFANNIWSHNTAEIMGHATTDPQIFKDVVAFAKAIGMLALPLHKEQPGYILNSLLVPLLSAATNLLVNEVADVETIDKTWIKATGAPVGPFGILDAVGITTAYNINKIAVEKTNDPLKIKTVKYLKEHFIDKNKLGVVTGEGFYKYPNPAFMDPGFLK from the coding sequence ATGAATTATAAAAATGTAACTGTAGCAGGAAGTGGTGTTTTAGGCTATCAAATAGCGTTTCAAACAGCATTTCATGGGTTTAATGTCACTGTTTATGATATTAATGATGCTGTTTTAGAAAAAGCAAAAGCAAAATTCGATACCATGTGTGACGTGTTTAAAAGGGATTTAAATGCAACACAAGAGCAACTAGATGTAACACGTCAAAATCTAAGTTACACGTCCGATTTGGAAGAAGCGGTAAAAACTGCCGATTTACTAATTGAAGCCGTACCAGAAAACCCAAAAATTAAAATAGAGTTTTATCATAAGTTAGCTAAGGTCGCTCCAAAAAAAACGGTGTTTGTAACAAACTCTTCCACGCTGTTGCCAAGTCAATTTGCAGAAGCAACAGGACGTCCAACACAATTTTTAGCGTTGCATTTTGCGAATAATATTTGGAGTCATAACACTGCAGAAATTATGGGTCATGCCACTACAGATCCACAAATTTTTAAAGATGTAGTCGCGTTTGCTAAAGCTATTGGGATGTTAGCTTTACCATTGCATAAGGAACAACCAGGATATATCCTTAACTCTTTGCTTGTGCCATTATTAAGCGCAGCGACTAACTTATTAGTAAATGAGGTTGCAGATGTGGAGACTATAGATAAAACATGGATTAAAGCAACGGGAGCACCTGTTGGACCTTTTGGTATCTTAGATGCTGTAGGGATTACTACGGCTTATAATATTAATAAAATAGCAGTAGAAAAAACAAATGATCCTTTAAAAATCAAAACCGTAAAATACTTAAAAGAACATTTTATAGATAAAAATAAATTGGGTGTTGTTACGGGAGAAGGATTTTATAAGTATCCAAATCCAGCGTTTATGGATCCTGGTTTTTTAAAATAG
- a CDS encoding cation-translocating P-type ATPase — MQTNNFNIKGLTNTEVLEARSKFGYNKLEVKKEYYFLEAIKSLVKEPMVILLMVASSIYFISGDVGDGIFLTSATILVAAISLYQDSRSRNALEKLKTFSEPKCKVIRDGVTEDIKSELLVVGDSLIVEEGGTVAADGVIVHSNDFSVNESILTGESLTVYKDKTKTNHQVYQGTLVSGGLAIVTVTAIGNNTQLGKIGKSLEGIHKEKTPLELQINNFVKKMAIVGAVVFMIVWGINFYHSHTILDSLLKALTLAMSILPEEIPVAFATFMALGSWRLMKLGVIVKQIKTVETLGSATVICTDKTGTITENKMSLARLYTLSSGKILKLEDSLGAAERELIRVSMWASEPIPFDPMEIALHNAYKKTSQIDERPAFTLVHEYPLGGKPPMMTHVFQNSQGKRIIAAKGAPEAILVISKLSTEEKEHINNAIKTITAEGYRVLGVAETYFKGDAYPQKQQDFQFEFKGIVAFYDPPKKNIASVLDKFSLAGITVKIITGDNALTTRAIAKEIALKGFEKSMSGDELMQLTETELQQKVKDTTIFTRMFPEAKLKIINALKANNEIVAMTGDGVNDGPALKAAHIGIAMGKKGTEIAKQAASLILLEDDLSKMVDAIAMGRRIYANLKKAIQYIISIHIPIILTVFIPLALGWAYPNIFSPIHIIFLELIMGPTCSIIYENEPIEKNTMLQKPRPFTVTFFNGKELMTSIIQGLMIALGVLVVYQYAIQSNYNEALTRSMVFTTLIAANIFLTLINRSFYYSILTTLKYKNKLVPLIISITIIITTSLLFITPFAKFFEFEGLSFVQLVISVVSGFLAVIWYEGVKWNTRRVRHQ; from the coding sequence ATGCAAACAAATAATTTTAATATAAAAGGATTAACTAATACGGAAGTGCTAGAAGCACGCTCAAAATTTGGTTATAACAAACTAGAGGTCAAAAAAGAGTATTACTTTTTAGAAGCCATTAAAAGTTTAGTAAAAGAGCCGATGGTTATTTTGTTGATGGTGGCTTCCTCTATTTATTTTATTAGTGGAGATGTGGGAGATGGTATTTTTTTGACCTCAGCCACAATATTGGTTGCTGCTATTTCTTTATACCAAGATTCTAGAAGTCGTAATGCCTTAGAGAAACTTAAAACTTTTTCAGAACCTAAATGTAAAGTTATTCGTGATGGTGTAACCGAAGATATAAAAAGCGAATTGTTGGTTGTAGGAGATAGTCTGATCGTTGAAGAAGGCGGTACTGTGGCAGCTGATGGTGTTATTGTGCATTCTAACGATTTTTCAGTAAACGAATCTATTCTAACCGGAGAGTCTTTAACGGTTTATAAAGATAAAACTAAAACAAACCATCAGGTGTATCAAGGAACATTGGTTTCTGGTGGATTGGCTATTGTTACCGTTACTGCTATTGGTAATAATACGCAATTAGGAAAAATAGGAAAAAGCTTAGAAGGCATCCATAAAGAAAAAACACCTTTAGAATTACAGATCAATAATTTTGTAAAAAAAATGGCTATCGTTGGGGCTGTTGTTTTTATGATTGTTTGGGGAATTAACTTCTACCATTCTCATACTATTTTGGATAGTTTACTAAAAGCATTGACTTTAGCGATGAGTATTTTACCAGAAGAAATTCCGGTAGCTTTTGCAACGTTTATGGCTTTGGGTTCATGGCGATTGATGAAGCTTGGCGTTATTGTTAAGCAAATTAAAACGGTTGAAACTCTAGGTAGTGCGACCGTGATTTGTACAGACAAAACAGGTACTATTACAGAAAATAAAATGAGCTTGGCTAGACTTTATACCTTGTCTTCGGGTAAAATACTAAAATTAGAAGATAGCCTGGGGGCTGCAGAGCGTGAACTGATTAGAGTGTCCATGTGGGCGAGTGAACCAATCCCTTTTGATCCTATGGAAATAGCATTGCATAATGCTTATAAAAAGACCAGTCAGATTGATGAACGTCCAGCATTTACGCTTGTGCATGAATACCCTTTGGGCGGAAAGCCACCTATGATGACGCATGTGTTTCAAAACAGTCAAGGCAAAAGGATTATTGCCGCAAAAGGAGCACCAGAAGCGATACTGGTCATTTCAAAGCTTTCAACTGAAGAAAAAGAGCATATCAATAATGCTATTAAAACAATAACAGCAGAAGGATATCGTGTCTTGGGTGTGGCAGAAACTTATTTTAAAGGGGATGCTTATCCACAAAAACAACAGGATTTTCAATTTGAATTTAAAGGAATTGTCGCTTTTTATGATCCTCCAAAGAAAAATATAGCTTCTGTACTAGATAAATTTAGTCTGGCAGGTATTACGGTTAAAATTATTACTGGCGATAATGCTTTAACCACTAGGGCTATTGCTAAAGAGATTGCATTAAAAGGTTTTGAGAAAAGTATGTCTGGAGACGAATTAATGCAACTAACAGAAACAGAATTACAGCAAAAAGTAAAAGACACCACTATTTTTACAAGAATGTTTCCTGAAGCAAAATTAAAAATTATTAATGCTTTAAAAGCGAATAATGAAATAGTAGCTATGACTGGAGATGGTGTTAATGATGGTCCAGCTTTAAAAGCAGCACATATTGGTATTGCTATGGGGAAAAAAGGAACCGAAATAGCTAAGCAAGCAGCATCTTTAATCTTATTGGAAGATGATTTATCAAAAATGGTAGATGCTATTGCTATGGGAAGGCGGATTTATGCGAATCTTAAAAAAGCCATTCAGTATATTATTTCTATTCACATCCCGATTATTTTAACGGTGTTTATTCCCTTAGCATTAGGTTGGGCGTATCCCAATATATTTTCTCCAATACATATTATTTTTTTAGAATTAATTATGGGACCAACATGCTCTATTATTTATGAAAATGAACCGATAGAGAAAAATACAATGCTTCAAAAGCCACGTCCGTTTACCGTTACTTTTTTTAATGGAAAAGAATTAATGACAAGTATCATACAAGGTCTAATGATTGCTTTAGGCGTACTTGTTGTGTATCAATATGCTATACAAAGTAATTATAATGAAGCTTTAACACGTAGTATGGTTTTTACTACATTAATAGCGGCTAATATATTTTTAACGTTGATTAATCGCTCTTTTTATTATTCTATCCTAACCACCTTGAAATATAAAAATAAGTTAGTGCCATTAATAATTAGTATTACTATAATTATTACAACTTCATTGCTTTTTATTACTCCATTTGCAAAATTCTTTGAGTTTGAAGGGTTAAGTTTTGTTCAACTTGTTATTAGTGTAGTGAGTGGTTTTTTAGCCGTTATTTGGTATGAAGGTGTAAAATGGAACACCCGAAGAGTACGTCACCAATAA
- a CDS encoding exodeoxyribonuclease III: MKIVSWNVNGIRAIVKKDFFESIATLNPDILCLQETKAQDNEVAKALVSLSNYKQYYNSADKKGYSGTTILSKSKPLSFTIDMGVETHDTEGRIQCAEYHGFYLVNVYVPNSGQKLERLDYREKWDAAFLIYLKKLEKTKPVMVCGDFNVAHKAIDLKNDKSNYNKTAGYTQTEIDGMDNFINAGFVDIYRNKYPETIAYTFWSYRFKSRARNTGWRIDYFLVSKSLVSKIKTTQILSDYYGSDHCPISLEITL, from the coding sequence ATGAAAATTGTGTCGTGGAATGTTAATGGAATTAGAGCTATCGTGAAAAAAGATTTTTTTGAATCTATAGCAACTTTAAATCCAGATATTTTGTGCTTGCAAGAAACAAAAGCTCAGGATAATGAGGTTGCAAAGGCATTGGTGTCTTTAAGTAATTATAAACAATATTATAATTCGGCAGATAAAAAAGGCTATTCAGGAACGACTATTTTAAGTAAATCAAAACCCTTGTCGTTTACTATTGATATGGGCGTTGAGACTCACGATACAGAAGGAAGAATACAATGTGCAGAATACCATGGTTTTTATTTAGTTAACGTTTATGTCCCTAATTCTGGTCAAAAATTAGAGCGTTTAGACTATAGAGAAAAATGGGATGCCGCTTTCTTGATCTATTTAAAAAAATTGGAAAAGACTAAGCCTGTTATGGTCTGTGGCGATTTTAATGTAGCCCATAAGGCGATAGATTTAAAAAATGACAAATCTAATTACAATAAAACTGCGGGCTACACACAAACTGAAATTGATGGCATGGATAATTTTATCAATGCCGGTTTTGTAGATATTTATAGAAACAAATACCCCGAGACTATTGCTTATACTTTTTGGAGTTATCGTTTTAAGTCCAGAGCACGTAATACAGGGTGGCGTATTGATTATTTTTTGGTAAGTAAGTCTCTTGTTAGTAAAATAAAAACAACACAAATATTGTCAGATTACTATGGTTCTGACCATTGTCCAATTAGTCTAGAAATCACTTTGTAA
- a CDS encoding RNA polymerase sigma factor produces MQTNVSYFENKKEFRLFVTKSFPNLIKLKKEGDQASFNLLVLQIIPQIRQYVNTQLNIAIRKGHFSKNKYKADDIIDQLFVEIYDHIDEVEKEEHFYQWLYKKTNALLEDLSTTEEFNDLFFKNIDDYSKPEWDAMQEKYSSDADGDGHLKLIEEFEDNSYNHNDYTLNHVFIENKEKGWIEKIDKDLTEEDIKNHITMVLYNLPSAMRNVFELFTTQELSLEEIAEIRNNTIEDVEQLLKDAKKALQLSLLNRYTNK; encoded by the coding sequence ATGCAAACAAATGTTTCTTATTTCGAAAACAAAAAGGAATTCCGTTTATTCGTAACTAAATCCTTTCCAAATTTAATTAAACTAAAAAAAGAAGGAGATCAAGCCTCTTTTAATCTTTTAGTATTACAAATAATACCACAAATAAGACAATACGTCAATACACAATTAAATATCGCTATTAGAAAAGGGCATTTCTCAAAAAACAAGTATAAAGCTGACGATATCATAGATCAATTATTTGTTGAAATTTATGATCATATAGATGAGGTTGAAAAAGAAGAACACTTTTATCAATGGTTATATAAAAAAACGAATGCATTGTTAGAAGATCTTAGTACCACTGAAGAATTTAATGATTTATTCTTCAAAAACATTGATGACTATTCTAAACCAGAATGGGATGCGATGCAAGAAAAATATAGTTCTGATGCTGATGGAGATGGCCATTTAAAATTGATTGAAGAATTTGAAGACAACTCATACAACCACAACGACTACACTTTAAACCACGTATTTATTGAGAATAAAGAGAAAGGTTGGATTGAAAAAATTGATAAAGACTTAACTGAGGAGGATATTAAAAATCATATCACTATGGTGTTATATAATCTACCATCTGCTATGCGTAATGTTTTTGAATTATTTACAACTCAAGAGCTAAGTCTAGAAGAAATTGCAGAAATAAGAAACAACACCATAGAAGACGTTGAACAACTTTTAAAAGATGCTAAAAAAGCTTTACAGCTTAGTCTTTTAAATAGATATACTAATAAATAG